In Nicotiana tabacum cultivar K326 chromosome 2, ASM71507v2, whole genome shotgun sequence, the following proteins share a genomic window:
- the LOC107803657 gene encoding putative nuclear RNA export factor SDE5 isoform X1, which yields MKMEAPPTVLFTDDDRKNLEQLLDVFGRVVSLDDIAAAYCKAGRDPTIAGDILGDLQASTYIITTSASEEKIEDSLTLTSESQFEEVGDSVTLTSESASEIYAKRAGPSSSKQKKLSVSMGTVSSMIPRDYVTNRPLIPETSTRIKPLKLTVDDFFTPEIRDEKAPLGAAAMSETLPGSVEEFLFKMLGDGFSLDMSVIEDVVGQCGYDLNKSMDKLLDLSASTLGKSDDILDIGVQKSGESPDFASVASQETPSMQDPTSRSKAKNMTKNGLNLSKKEKVRYEFQKEVLQTLFNVPARHDDVDVVIRHVREVEKSRRLSQFVVKPLQETVERQILIRTPQSDAKNGEENEESYEVLRKAVKEYWLTMKEYYKAAAEEFQKGDHVKARRFLEEGNFFMTKARETDEQSAQTLLENSYNKEIVTVDLHDFEPKEAVRCLKIQLTSLCGISSIQYLKIVVGITNEEAKGLRKRVIIKLLERASIAWTEEDNGKAIVIKADEIDPRKLTFAKKSTV from the exons ATGAAGATGGAAGCACCTCCAACAGTTTTGTTTACTGATGATGATAGAAAGAACCTGGAGCAGTTGCTTGATGTCTTTGGACGTGTTGTCTCTCTTGATGACATTGCTGCAGCTTATTGTAAAGCAGGTCGGGATCCAACTATTGCGGGTGATATACTCGGAGATCTGCAAGCTAGCACCTATATAATTACTACCTCTGCATCAGAAGAAAAAATAGAGGATTCCTTGACACTGACTTCTGAATCTCAATTTGAGGAAGTAGGAGATTCTGTGACATTAACTTCTGAATCTGCATCCGAGATTTATGCCAAGAGAGCTGGTCCCAGTTCATCAAAGCAAAAAAAGTTATCAGTGTCTATGGGGACTGTCTCAAGCATGATCCCAAGAGACTATGTGACAAATAGGCCACTCATTCCAGAAACTTCTACGAGAATCAAGCCACTGAAATTAACTGTGGATGATTTTTTTACCCCAGAGATAAGGGATGAGAAAGCTCCATTAGGTGCTGCAGCTATGAGTGAAACCCTGCCAGGCAGTGTTGAGGAGTTCCTCTTCAAAATGCTCGGAGATGGATTCTCTCTTGACATGAGTGTAATTGAAGATGTTGTGG GCCAGTGCGGCTATGATCTAAATAAG AGTATGGATAAGCTGCTAGATTTGTCAGCATCAACTTTGGGAAAGagtgatgatattttagacataggtgtTCAGAAA TCTGGGGAGAGTCCAGATTTTGCATCAGTTGCATCGCAAGAGACACCTTCAATGCAAGATCCAACCAGCCG TTCCAAAGCAAAGAATATGACTAAAAATGGGCTCAACTTATCTAAGAAGGAGAAGGTCAGGTATGAGTTTCAGAAGGAAGTTCTACAGACGTTGTTTAATGTGCCTGCAAGACATGATGATGTGGATGTTGTGATTCGTCATGTGAGGGAAGTTGAAAAGTCTAGGCGATTAAGTCAGTTTGTAGTGAAACCATTACAGGAGACTGTAGAACGCCAGATTCTTATCAGGACACCACAGAGTGATGCAAAAA ATGgtgaggagaatgaagaaagctACGAAGTTCTCCGAAAAGCTGTAAAGGAGTATTGGCTTACAATGAAAGAGTACTATAAAGCA GCTGCTGAAGAATTTCAAAAAGGAGATCATGTCAAGGCACGCAGATTCCTGGAAGAG GGAAACTTTTTCATGACAAAGGCCCGAGAGACTGATGAACAATCCGCTCAAACGCTTCTTGAAAACAG TTACAACAAAGAAATTGTGACTGTCGATCTTCACGATTTCGAGCCAAAGGAAGCAGTGCGCTGTCTCAAAATTCAGTTGACATCTCTTTGTGGCATCTCCT CTATTCAGTATCTCAAAATCGTAGTTGGGATCACCAATGAAGAAGCCAAAGGTCTTCGGAAGCGTGTG ATAATCAAACTTTTGGAGAGGGCCTCGATAGCATGGACGGAAGAAGATAATGGCAAAGCAATTGTGATAAAAGCAGATGAAATAGATCCAAGGAAACTGACTTTTGCTAAAAAATCAACTGTCTGA
- the LOC107803657 gene encoding putative nuclear RNA export factor SDE5 isoform X3, whose product MKMEAPPTVLFTDDDRKNLEQLLDVFGRVVSLDDIAAAYCKAGRDPTIAGDILGDLQASTYIITTSASEEKIEDSLTLTSESQFEEVGDSVTLTSESASEIYAKRAGPSSSKQKKLSVSMGTVSSMIPRDYVTNRPLIPETSTRIKPLKLTVDDFFTPEIRDEKAPLGAAAMSETLPGSVEEFLFKMLGDGFSLDMSVIEDVVGQCGYDLNKSMDKLLDLSASTLGKSDDILDIGVQKSGESPDFASVASQETPSMQDPTSRSKAKNMTKNGLNLSKKEKVRYEFQKEVLQTLFNVPARHDDVDVVIRHVREVEKSRRLSQFVVKPLQETVERQILIRTPQSDAKNGEENEESYEVLRKAVKEYWLTMKEYYKAAAEEFQKGDHVKARRFLEEGNFFMTKARETDEQSAQTLLENSYNKEIVTVDLHDFEPKEAVRCLKIQLTSLCGISCSYSVSQNRSWDHQ is encoded by the exons ATGAAGATGGAAGCACCTCCAACAGTTTTGTTTACTGATGATGATAGAAAGAACCTGGAGCAGTTGCTTGATGTCTTTGGACGTGTTGTCTCTCTTGATGACATTGCTGCAGCTTATTGTAAAGCAGGTCGGGATCCAACTATTGCGGGTGATATACTCGGAGATCTGCAAGCTAGCACCTATATAATTACTACCTCTGCATCAGAAGAAAAAATAGAGGATTCCTTGACACTGACTTCTGAATCTCAATTTGAGGAAGTAGGAGATTCTGTGACATTAACTTCTGAATCTGCATCCGAGATTTATGCCAAGAGAGCTGGTCCCAGTTCATCAAAGCAAAAAAAGTTATCAGTGTCTATGGGGACTGTCTCAAGCATGATCCCAAGAGACTATGTGACAAATAGGCCACTCATTCCAGAAACTTCTACGAGAATCAAGCCACTGAAATTAACTGTGGATGATTTTTTTACCCCAGAGATAAGGGATGAGAAAGCTCCATTAGGTGCTGCAGCTATGAGTGAAACCCTGCCAGGCAGTGTTGAGGAGTTCCTCTTCAAAATGCTCGGAGATGGATTCTCTCTTGACATGAGTGTAATTGAAGATGTTGTGG GCCAGTGCGGCTATGATCTAAATAAG AGTATGGATAAGCTGCTAGATTTGTCAGCATCAACTTTGGGAAAGagtgatgatattttagacataggtgtTCAGAAA TCTGGGGAGAGTCCAGATTTTGCATCAGTTGCATCGCAAGAGACACCTTCAATGCAAGATCCAACCAGCCG TTCCAAAGCAAAGAATATGACTAAAAATGGGCTCAACTTATCTAAGAAGGAGAAGGTCAGGTATGAGTTTCAGAAGGAAGTTCTACAGACGTTGTTTAATGTGCCTGCAAGACATGATGATGTGGATGTTGTGATTCGTCATGTGAGGGAAGTTGAAAAGTCTAGGCGATTAAGTCAGTTTGTAGTGAAACCATTACAGGAGACTGTAGAACGCCAGATTCTTATCAGGACACCACAGAGTGATGCAAAAA ATGgtgaggagaatgaagaaagctACGAAGTTCTCCGAAAAGCTGTAAAGGAGTATTGGCTTACAATGAAAGAGTACTATAAAGCA GCTGCTGAAGAATTTCAAAAAGGAGATCATGTCAAGGCACGCAGATTCCTGGAAGAG GGAAACTTTTTCATGACAAAGGCCCGAGAGACTGATGAACAATCCGCTCAAACGCTTCTTGAAAACAG TTACAACAAAGAAATTGTGACTGTCGATCTTCACGATTTCGAGCCAAAGGAAGCAGTGCGCTGTCTCAAAATTCAGTTGACATCTCTTTGTGGCATCTCCTGTAG CTATTCAGTATCTCAAAATCGTAGTTGGGATCACCAATGA
- the LOC107803657 gene encoding putative nuclear RNA export factor SDE5 isoform X2: MEAPPTVLFTDDDRKNLEQLLDVFGRVVSLDDIAAAYCKAGRDPTIAGDILGDLQASTYIITTSASEEKIEDSLTLTSESQFEEVGDSVTLTSESASEIYAKRAGPSSSKQKKLSVSMGTVSSMIPRDYVTNRPLIPETSTRIKPLKLTVDDFFTPEIRDEKAPLGAAAMSETLPGSVEEFLFKMLGDGFSLDMSVIEDVVGQCGYDLNKSMDKLLDLSASTLGKSDDILDIGVQKSGESPDFASVASQETPSMQDPTSRSKAKNMTKNGLNLSKKEKVRYEFQKEVLQTLFNVPARHDDVDVVIRHVREVEKSRRLSQFVVKPLQETVERQILIRTPQSDAKNGEENEESYEVLRKAVKEYWLTMKEYYKAAAEEFQKGDHVKARRFLEEGNFFMTKARETDEQSAQTLLENSYNKEIVTVDLHDFEPKEAVRCLKIQLTSLCGISSIQYLKIVVGITNEEAKGLRKRVIIKLLERASIAWTEEDNGKAIVIKADEIDPRKLTFAKKSTV, translated from the exons ATGGAAGCACCTCCAACAGTTTTGTTTACTGATGATGATAGAAAGAACCTGGAGCAGTTGCTTGATGTCTTTGGACGTGTTGTCTCTCTTGATGACATTGCTGCAGCTTATTGTAAAGCAGGTCGGGATCCAACTATTGCGGGTGATATACTCGGAGATCTGCAAGCTAGCACCTATATAATTACTACCTCTGCATCAGAAGAAAAAATAGAGGATTCCTTGACACTGACTTCTGAATCTCAATTTGAGGAAGTAGGAGATTCTGTGACATTAACTTCTGAATCTGCATCCGAGATTTATGCCAAGAGAGCTGGTCCCAGTTCATCAAAGCAAAAAAAGTTATCAGTGTCTATGGGGACTGTCTCAAGCATGATCCCAAGAGACTATGTGACAAATAGGCCACTCATTCCAGAAACTTCTACGAGAATCAAGCCACTGAAATTAACTGTGGATGATTTTTTTACCCCAGAGATAAGGGATGAGAAAGCTCCATTAGGTGCTGCAGCTATGAGTGAAACCCTGCCAGGCAGTGTTGAGGAGTTCCTCTTCAAAATGCTCGGAGATGGATTCTCTCTTGACATGAGTGTAATTGAAGATGTTGTGG GCCAGTGCGGCTATGATCTAAATAAG AGTATGGATAAGCTGCTAGATTTGTCAGCATCAACTTTGGGAAAGagtgatgatattttagacataggtgtTCAGAAA TCTGGGGAGAGTCCAGATTTTGCATCAGTTGCATCGCAAGAGACACCTTCAATGCAAGATCCAACCAGCCG TTCCAAAGCAAAGAATATGACTAAAAATGGGCTCAACTTATCTAAGAAGGAGAAGGTCAGGTATGAGTTTCAGAAGGAAGTTCTACAGACGTTGTTTAATGTGCCTGCAAGACATGATGATGTGGATGTTGTGATTCGTCATGTGAGGGAAGTTGAAAAGTCTAGGCGATTAAGTCAGTTTGTAGTGAAACCATTACAGGAGACTGTAGAACGCCAGATTCTTATCAGGACACCACAGAGTGATGCAAAAA ATGgtgaggagaatgaagaaagctACGAAGTTCTCCGAAAAGCTGTAAAGGAGTATTGGCTTACAATGAAAGAGTACTATAAAGCA GCTGCTGAAGAATTTCAAAAAGGAGATCATGTCAAGGCACGCAGATTCCTGGAAGAG GGAAACTTTTTCATGACAAAGGCCCGAGAGACTGATGAACAATCCGCTCAAACGCTTCTTGAAAACAG TTACAACAAAGAAATTGTGACTGTCGATCTTCACGATTTCGAGCCAAAGGAAGCAGTGCGCTGTCTCAAAATTCAGTTGACATCTCTTTGTGGCATCTCCT CTATTCAGTATCTCAAAATCGTAGTTGGGATCACCAATGAAGAAGCCAAAGGTCTTCGGAAGCGTGTG ATAATCAAACTTTTGGAGAGGGCCTCGATAGCATGGACGGAAGAAGATAATGGCAAAGCAATTGTGATAAAAGCAGATGAAATAGATCCAAGGAAACTGACTTTTGCTAAAAAATCAACTGTCTGA